In Mangrovivirga cuniculi, the following proteins share a genomic window:
- the gcvP gene encoding aminomethyl-transferring glycine dehydrogenase → MNINLKKNESFASRHNSPTTQEIKQMLEVIGAGSVEELISQTVPQGIRLQNDLDLPEAKSEYQFLSSFRKKLSKNKLFKSYIGMGYYHTITPNVILRNILENPGWYTAYTPYQAEIAQGRLEALVNFQTMVMDLTGMDIANASLLDEGTAAAEAMTMFHGARKGAKKKKAHRFFVDEKVYPQTLDILKTRSLPLGIELEIGDYKKVDLSAEDLYGVLVQFPDAEGTVKDYKDFITEAKENDVFVAVGADLMSLVMFTPPGEHGADVVFGNTQRFGVPMGFGGPHAAYFATTEKFKRLIPGRIIGVSVDKDGKPAYRMALQTREQHIKRERATSNICTAQVLLAVMAGMYAVYHGPDGLKRISARIHGLTKALSRGLEKLGFETLNDQFFDTIKIPINDEEERIALKSIALGSELNFRYYDSLHVGISLDETTRLDDVNEILEVFAHVRGKENITAEDSIEVAFPLGLQRESSFLEHEVFNMYHAEHAMLRYMKRLENKDLSLVHSMISLGSCTMKLNATVEMMPITWPELGHLHPFIPRDQAKGYLEMIKELKQWLSEITGFHDVSLQPNSGAQGEFAGLMVIKAYHESRGEGHRNITLIPSSAHGTNPASAVMAGTKVVIVECDQNGNISLEDLKEKAEKHSDNLFGLMVTYPSTHGVFEENIKEFCQIIHDHGGQVYMDGANMNAQVGLTSPAIIGADVCHLNLHKTFCIPHGGGGPGMGPIGVAEHLAPFSPGNAVVNEVGGEQAITAISSAPYGSASILAISYAYIALMGGDGLTQATKMAILNANYIKSRLEEHFPILYTGSKGRAAHEMIIECRQFKKVGVEVEDIAKRLMDYGFHAPTVSFPVAGTLMIEPTESEGKNELDRFCDAMIEIRNEIAEIENGVADEDNNVLKNAPHTLAKVTDNEWNFPYSREKAAFPIEFVRARKFWPSVSRIDSAYGDRNLMCACIPTSAFSEENETEEILENM, encoded by the coding sequence ATGAACATTAACCTAAAAAAGAATGAATCTTTTGCTTCAAGACACAATTCTCCGACTACACAGGAGATAAAACAAATGCTTGAAGTGATCGGCGCAGGGTCAGTAGAAGAGTTGATCAGTCAAACAGTTCCACAAGGGATCAGACTTCAAAATGATCTGGACCTGCCCGAAGCGAAGAGTGAGTATCAGTTTTTATCATCTTTCCGTAAAAAGTTATCTAAAAACAAACTCTTCAAGTCTTATATTGGAATGGGATATTACCACACGATAACTCCGAATGTTATCCTTCGTAATATCCTTGAAAACCCCGGGTGGTACACAGCCTACACCCCTTACCAGGCTGAAATCGCCCAGGGAAGATTAGAAGCGCTGGTCAATTTTCAGACCATGGTAATGGATCTTACCGGAATGGATATTGCTAACGCATCTTTATTAGACGAGGGAACTGCAGCAGCTGAGGCAATGACCATGTTCCATGGGGCCAGAAAGGGAGCTAAGAAGAAAAAAGCACATCGTTTTTTCGTTGACGAAAAAGTTTATCCACAAACTCTAGATATTTTAAAAACCAGATCTCTTCCACTCGGAATTGAGCTTGAGATAGGTGATTATAAAAAAGTTGATCTTTCTGCAGAGGATTTATATGGAGTTCTTGTTCAGTTTCCTGATGCTGAAGGAACTGTAAAAGACTATAAAGATTTTATTACTGAAGCAAAAGAAAATGATGTTTTTGTTGCGGTAGGTGCAGACTTGATGAGCCTTGTAATGTTTACCCCTCCTGGTGAACATGGTGCTGATGTAGTATTTGGAAATACTCAGCGATTTGGTGTGCCAATGGGATTTGGTGGACCACATGCAGCATATTTTGCTACTACTGAAAAGTTTAAAAGATTAATTCCAGGAAGGATTATCGGTGTTTCTGTCGATAAAGATGGTAAGCCAGCTTATCGGATGGCTTTACAGACCAGGGAACAACATATTAAACGTGAACGGGCAACTTCAAACATATGTACAGCCCAGGTGCTTTTAGCTGTTATGGCAGGTATGTACGCAGTGTATCACGGTCCGGATGGTTTAAAAAGAATCTCTGCAAGAATTCACGGGCTGACTAAAGCGCTTTCGAGGGGTCTGGAAAAACTAGGGTTTGAAACCTTAAATGATCAATTCTTCGATACAATAAAAATTCCTATTAATGATGAGGAAGAAAGAATTGCACTTAAGTCGATTGCTTTAGGCTCAGAATTGAATTTCAGATATTATGATAGTCTTCATGTTGGTATTTCTTTAGATGAAACTACCAGACTGGATGACGTTAATGAAATACTAGAAGTTTTCGCTCACGTCAGAGGGAAAGAAAATATTACTGCTGAGGATAGTATTGAGGTAGCATTTCCTCTGGGACTTCAACGAGAAAGTTCATTCCTTGAGCACGAGGTGTTTAATATGTACCATGCCGAGCATGCGATGCTTAGATACATGAAGAGACTGGAGAACAAAGACCTTTCTTTAGTTCACTCTATGATCTCTTTGGGGTCATGCACCATGAAATTAAATGCTACGGTAGAAATGATGCCAATTACCTGGCCTGAATTAGGACATTTACATCCATTTATTCCGAGAGACCAGGCAAAAGGTTACCTTGAGATGATCAAAGAGTTAAAGCAATGGCTTTCTGAGATCACCGGCTTTCACGATGTTTCTTTACAACCAAATTCAGGTGCCCAGGGAGAGTTTGCCGGATTGATGGTAATTAAAGCTTATCACGAAAGCAGAGGTGAAGGACATAGAAATATCACTTTAATTCCATCATCAGCACATGGAACTAATCCTGCGTCTGCTGTGATGGCAGGAACCAAGGTTGTTATTGTTGAATGTGATCAAAATGGAAATATATCCCTTGAAGATCTTAAAGAAAAAGCTGAAAAGCACAGCGACAACCTTTTTGGTCTGATGGTAACTTATCCTTCAACTCACGGTGTTTTTGAAGAAAATATCAAGGAATTCTGCCAGATAATCCATGATCATGGTGGACAGGTTTATATGGATGGGGCTAATATGAATGCCCAGGTAGGGTTAACTTCACCTGCAATAATCGGTGCAGATGTTTGTCATTTAAATCTGCATAAAACATTCTGTATTCCTCATGGTGGAGGTGGACCGGGAATGGGACCTATCGGTGTAGCAGAGCACCTTGCTCCTTTCTCTCCGGGTAATGCTGTTGTCAATGAGGTCGGTGGAGAACAGGCCATTACTGCTATATCTTCTGCTCCTTATGGTAGTGCAAGTATACTGGCGATTTCTTATGCATACATTGCTTTAATGGGTGGTGATGGATTAACCCAAGCTACTAAAATGGCAATTTTAAATGCCAACTATATAAAATCAAGATTAGAAGAGCATTTCCCTATTCTTTACACTGGTTCTAAAGGAAGAGCGGCACATGAAATGATCATTGAATGCAGACAATTCAAAAAAGTTGGTGTTGAAGTTGAAGACATTGCAAAGAGGTTGATGGATTATGGATTCCATGCTCCTACCGTTTCTTTCCCTGTTGCGGGGACACTGATGATTGAGCCAACGGAAAGTGAAGGGAAAAATGAGCTAGACAGATTCTGTGATGCGATGATCGAAATCAGAAATGAGATCGCTGAAATTGAAAATGGAGTAGCAGACGAGGATAACAATGTCTTGAAAAATGCTCCTCATACTCTTGCCAAGGTGACCGACAATGAATGGAATTTTCCTTATTCAAGAGAAAAGGCGGCATTCCCGATAGAGTTTGTAAGAGCAAGAAAGTTCTGGCCTTCCGTTAGCCGTATAGATAGTGCATACGGAGATAGAAACTTGATGTGTGCATGTATTCCTACTTCTGCATTTTCAGAAGAAAATGAAACAGAGGAGATATTAGAAAACATGTAA
- a CDS encoding M28 family peptidase — protein MKKSILLAFTLAFAGVGINAQDSTAIKYGQTITQGDLKDNLTILASDALEGRETGTRGQKMAAAFISSHYDAIGLKPGTNEGWYQPVILEKVKQGDAFISNEDKKWNNYDNIIIYSNENMEEAVELETAFLGNAGEAELEATNIEQKAVVIMNKDNRSAIPFARQMIEKGAKTAIIVSSASEEDFQKYLNQFKYYMSNGRMQLPSEKETKTFSIIFASKSAAAELLDTKVEKMEKAASMAAEGKVKKLRSIKPQDISFMNTMDITKVKSENVLGFIEGTDKKDEIMVITSHYDHIGKMDEGEGDLINNGADDDGSGTVAVMEIAEAFAQAKEEGNGPRRSILFMNVTGEEKGLLGSDYYTQNPIYPLENTIVNLNIDMIGRVDPDHEENKDYVYLVGSDRLSSELHELSENVNKKYINYDLDYTYNDEDHPDRIYYRSDHWNFAKNNIPVIFYFNGVHADYHKPSDEVDKIEWEQLQERAQLVFYTAWELANRDSKPVVDKKENQ, from the coding sequence ATGAAAAAATCTATTTTGCTTGCTTTTACTCTTGCTTTTGCGGGAGTGGGAATCAATGCCCAGGATAGCACGGCGATAAAATACGGACAGACAATAACTCAGGGTGACCTGAAAGATAATCTGACAATATTAGCTTCGGATGCTCTAGAGGGTAGAGAAACAGGTACCAGGGGGCAAAAAATGGCTGCTGCATTCATTTCTTCACATTATGATGCTATCGGATTAAAACCCGGCACAAACGAAGGATGGTATCAACCAGTTATTCTTGAAAAAGTAAAACAAGGGGATGCCTTCATTTCTAACGAAGATAAAAAATGGAATAACTATGATAATATCATAATTTATTCAAATGAAAATATGGAAGAAGCGGTTGAACTGGAAACTGCTTTTCTGGGAAATGCTGGTGAGGCCGAGCTTGAAGCGACTAATATTGAGCAGAAAGCTGTGGTTATAATGAATAAAGATAATAGAAGTGCAATTCCTTTTGCGCGTCAAATGATCGAAAAAGGTGCTAAGACTGCCATCATTGTGAGTAGCGCATCTGAAGAAGACTTCCAAAAGTATCTTAATCAGTTCAAATATTATATGAGCAATGGCAGAATGCAATTGCCCTCTGAGAAAGAAACAAAAACATTCTCAATAATTTTTGCATCTAAATCTGCTGCCGCTGAACTTCTTGACACTAAAGTTGAAAAGATGGAAAAGGCTGCATCAATGGCTGCTGAAGGAAAAGTTAAAAAACTGAGATCCATCAAGCCACAAGATATCAGTTTTATGAACACAATGGATATCACTAAAGTAAAATCAGAAAACGTACTTGGTTTTATCGAAGGAACGGATAAGAAAGATGAAATAATGGTGATCACTTCTCATTACGATCACATTGGCAAAATGGATGAAGGAGAAGGCGACCTGATTAACAACGGTGCAGATGATGATGGTTCCGGAACCGTAGCAGTAATGGAGATCGCTGAAGCATTTGCACAAGCTAAAGAAGAAGGAAATGGTCCTAGAAGAAGTATCCTCTTCATGAATGTTACTGGTGAGGAGAAAGGATTGTTAGGTTCTGATTATTATACTCAAAACCCAATATACCCACTAGAAAACACAATTGTAAACTTAAACATTGACATGATCGGAAGGGTAGACCCTGATCATGAAGAAAACAAAGATTATGTTTACCTGGTAGGAAGCGACAGGCTTTCTTCTGAGCTTCACGAACTGAGTGAAAATGTAAATAAAAAGTATATCAATTATGATCTTGATTACACTTATAATGATGAAGATCATCCTGATAGAATTTATTACCGCTCTGACCACTGGAACTTTGCTAAAAACAACATCCCGGTAATATTTTATTTCAATGGTGTTCATGCGGACTACCATAAACCTTCTGATGAAGTAGATAAAATAGAATGGGAACAATTACAGGAAAGAGCTCAACTAGTATTTTACACAGCCTGGGAACTTGCGAACAGAGACTCAAAACCTGTAGTTGACAAAAAGGAAAATCAATAG
- a CDS encoding DUF6048 family protein: MFLVINCLFQVESFGQEVDTLKNLSATKVDTLKADKKSAWKPVLYGLRVGVDLVYPVRRLINNDLEQYEITADLDLGRFMVVADYGIADYNLDHLSGSLMNISGSYFRVGGDVNFNIKDPRNFVMFVGLRYARAYYDSKFSYNYEDEFFGSVDQTDVDEGVNSRWFELNAGIKVGVLKNVFLGFTGRLAFLNRVNNASTNDAYRVPGYGINDGASWGFNYYVFYRIPFKQLQSNN, encoded by the coding sequence TTGTTTCTAGTAATTAATTGTCTTTTTCAGGTTGAATCATTTGGTCAGGAAGTAGACACATTAAAAAACTTAAGCGCAACGAAGGTTGATACTTTGAAAGCAGATAAAAAGTCTGCATGGAAACCCGTACTATATGGATTGAGAGTTGGGGTAGATCTGGTATACCCGGTAAGAAGATTGATAAATAATGACCTGGAACAATATGAGATTACTGCAGATTTAGATTTGGGAAGATTTATGGTTGTTGCGGATTATGGCATTGCAGATTATAATCTGGATCATTTATCTGGTTCTTTAATGAATATTTCGGGTAGTTACTTCAGGGTTGGTGGAGATGTTAATTTTAATATCAAAGATCCAAGAAATTTTGTGATGTTTGTTGGGCTTCGATACGCCAGGGCTTATTACGACTCAAAATTTTCTTATAATTATGAAGATGAATTTTTTGGATCGGTGGATCAGACCGATGTTGATGAAGGTGTTAATAGTCGTTGGTTCGAGCTAAATGCGGGGATTAAAGTTGGTGTCCTGAAAAATGTTTTTCTTGGGTTTACCGGAAGGTTAGCATTTTTGAATCGAGTTAACAATGCTTCAACCAACGATGCTTATCGTGTGCCGGGATATGGCATAAATGATGGTGCGAGCTGGGGATTTAATTACTATGTCTTTTATAGAATTCCTTTTAAGCAGCTACAATCGAATAATTAA
- a CDS encoding DUF6452 family protein: MSKKYFFVFAAFLLIATSGCDPQVNCYSEYRDFAVASFNINNSDSSSLGLRRVYVEGYQDSIIVSDDTVSKVILPLNPTVNITRYVFETTDNNIYTLEMEYKTTSRLISPECGPEVLFRELTATDYTYDTVAVFNRTTLRRTTNDISTAPADIRLFVSSN; encoded by the coding sequence ATGAGTAAAAAATACTTTTTTGTATTTGCGGCTTTTTTATTGATTGCTACTAGCGGTTGCGATCCCCAGGTTAACTGTTATAGTGAGTACAGGGATTTTGCTGTGGCCTCTTTTAATATCAATAATAGCGATAGTAGTAGCTTGGGTTTACGGAGAGTATACGTGGAAGGTTATCAGGATTCTATCATTGTTTCCGATGATACTGTATCAAAAGTCATTCTTCCATTAAATCCAACAGTTAATATCACCAGATATGTATTTGAGACTACTGATAATAATATTTACACTCTTGAAATGGAATATAAAACGACGAGCAGATTAATTTCTCCGGAGTGTGGACCCGAGGTACTTTTCAGAGAATTAACAGCAACGGATTACACTTATGATACTGTTGCGGTTTTTAACAGAACAACATTAAGAAGAACAACAAATGATATTTCTACGGCACCAGCTGACATCCGTCTTTTTGTTTCTAGTAATTAA
- the rimO gene encoding 30S ribosomal protein S12 methylthiotransferase RimO, which translates to MKTKGIKKHKVNIVTLGCSKNLVDSEVMLTQLRGNDIDAVHEDKKDDSGVVIINTCGFIDNAKQESIDTILRYADAKDQGLVEKVYVTGCLSQRYKDDLEREIPQVDAFFGTRDLPLLLKKFKADYKHELVGERILSHSGHYAYMKIAEGCDRPCSFCAIPLMRGKHVSKPIEELVKEAEGLAAKGTKELLLIAQDSTYYGLDIYGKRRLADLMKALSDVDGIEWIRLHYAFPTGFPKDVLDVMAERDNICNYLDIPLQHGSTNMLKLMRRGTTREKTEQLIHDIREKVPGIAIRTTLIAGHPGETEADFNEMVSFVERMRFERLGIFTYSHEENTHAFSMEDNVPDELKQERANIVMDLQEGISREINEQKIGKKFKVLFDRKEGGYFIGRTEFDSPEVDNEVLVDAKDQYVRVGDFANVIIDDATEFDLYGSLL; encoded by the coding sequence TTGAAAACGAAGGGAATAAAAAAGCATAAAGTAAATATTGTAACACTGGGCTGTTCAAAAAACCTGGTTGATAGTGAAGTTATGCTCACTCAATTAAGAGGTAATGATATTGACGCTGTTCACGAAGACAAAAAAGATGATTCTGGTGTGGTGATTATCAATACCTGCGGGTTTATCGATAATGCCAAGCAGGAGTCTATCGATACAATATTGCGGTATGCTGATGCTAAAGATCAGGGATTAGTTGAAAAAGTTTATGTAACCGGATGCTTATCCCAGCGATATAAGGATGATCTGGAAAGAGAGATTCCCCAGGTAGATGCATTCTTTGGAACCCGCGATCTTCCATTGTTATTAAAAAAGTTTAAGGCTGATTATAAGCATGAGTTAGTTGGTGAAAGAATTTTGAGCCATTCAGGACATTATGCTTATATGAAAATAGCAGAAGGCTGTGACAGGCCTTGTTCTTTCTGTGCAATTCCGTTAATGAGGGGCAAACACGTTTCCAAACCGATCGAAGAACTTGTAAAAGAAGCTGAAGGCCTGGCAGCCAAGGGAACAAAAGAGCTATTGCTGATCGCCCAGGACAGCACATATTATGGCCTGGATATTTACGGAAAGCGTCGATTGGCTGACTTGATGAAAGCACTCTCTGATGTTGATGGTATCGAATGGATACGACTTCATTATGCCTTCCCGACAGGATTTCCTAAAGATGTACTGGATGTTATGGCAGAAAGAGATAACATCTGCAATTATTTAGATATTCCGCTACAACATGGGTCCACTAATATGCTTAAGTTGATGCGAAGAGGAACAACAAGGGAAAAAACAGAACAACTCATCCACGATATTAGAGAAAAAGTACCCGGTATAGCAATTCGTACTACACTTATTGCGGGTCACCCCGGAGAAACTGAAGCCGATTTTAATGAAATGGTCAGCTTCGTGGAAAGAATGCGCTTTGAAAGGCTGGGAATATTTACATACTCTCACGAAGAAAACACACATGCCTTTTCAATGGAAGACAATGTCCCGGATGAATTGAAACAAGAAAGGGCAAATATCGTTATGGATTTACAGGAAGGAATTTCCAGAGAAATCAACGAACAAAAAATTGGCAAGAAATTTAAAGTATTATTTGATCGCAAAGAGGGTGGATATTTTATCGGAAGGACTGAGTTTGACTCACCTGAAGTCGATAATGAAGTGCTTGTTGATGCCAAAGATCAATATGTCAGAGTCGGAGATTTTGCTAATGTCATTATTGACGATGCCACAGAATTCGACTTGTATGGTTCCTTGCTGTAA
- a CDS encoding bacillithiol biosynthesis cysteine-adding enzyme BshC, with translation MKVEKIGFGEIDTFSPIFLDYLAEKDALKDFYNYSIQIDSFKEAINERSSFSDNHRQTLVKVLNEQYSSIDTPQAVTDNINSLADKNTFTVVTGHQLNIFTGPLYFIYKIVTTYKLAQKLKESYPDYNFVPVYWMASEDHDFAEINHFNLFGKQIKWDSDQTGPVGRFSTQGMVNNLNLNGMGDEIEAFLEFYKKKTLSQKLTFRLLIIFLEKTE, from the coding sequence ATGAAAGTAGAAAAAATTGGATTTGGAGAGATCGATACGTTCTCTCCAATTTTTTTGGATTATTTAGCTGAAAAGGATGCTTTAAAAGATTTTTACAACTATTCCATTCAAATCGACAGTTTTAAAGAAGCGATCAATGAAAGGAGCTCTTTTTCAGATAATCATCGACAAACTCTGGTTAAAGTATTAAATGAACAGTATTCTTCTATTGACACTCCCCAGGCTGTTACCGATAATATCAACTCTTTAGCCGATAAAAATACTTTCACAGTTGTTACAGGCCATCAGCTAAATATCTTTACCGGGCCTTTATATTTCATTTATAAAATAGTCACTACCTATAAATTAGCGCAAAAACTTAAAGAGTCATATCCGGACTATAACTTCGTTCCGGTTTACTGGATGGCCTCTGAAGATCATGATTTTGCAGAGATCAATCATTTTAACCTTTTTGGTAAGCAGATTAAATGGGATTCTGACCAAACGGGACCAGTAGGCCGATTTTCCACTCAAGGAATGGTTAATAACCTTAATCTTAACGGGATGGGCGATGAGATTGAAGCATTTCTTGAATTCTATAAAAAGAAGACACTCTCGCAAAAGCTCACCTTTCGTTTGTTAATCATCTTTTTGGAAAAGACGGAGTGA
- a CDS encoding 5-formyltetrahydrofolate cyclo-ligase, with amino-acid sequence MNKQTLRRTFLEKRKGLKESEYEWRCEAIAQNFFEYSGWSDLTCIHTFLPIIKNREIDTYQIINGLRKRDWEGKIATGVSDFKYNSMKTYLLDKSTVLKENHWGIPEPVDSVKVEDSEIDMVLTPLIIADKKGHRIGYGRGFYDIFFKKLEPQTKKVGLSLSLPLDPLKYFNSFDICLDMLITPYRVYHFD; translated from the coding sequence ATGAATAAACAAACTCTGAGACGTACATTTTTAGAGAAAAGAAAGGGATTAAAAGAGTCAGAATACGAATGGAGATGTGAAGCGATAGCCCAAAACTTTTTTGAATATTCCGGCTGGTCAGATTTGACTTGCATCCATACATTTTTGCCGATTATTAAAAACCGGGAAATAGATACTTACCAAATAATAAACGGTCTTAGAAAAAGAGACTGGGAAGGCAAAATCGCCACTGGTGTATCCGATTTCAAGTACAATTCAATGAAAACCTATCTACTTGATAAGTCTACAGTGTTGAAAGAAAATCACTGGGGAATCCCAGAACCTGTTGATTCCGTTAAGGTTGAAGATTCTGAAATAGACATGGTTCTTACACCATTAATAATAGCTGATAAAAAGGGCCATCGGATTGGATATGGAAGAGGTTTTTATGATATCTTTTTTAAGAAATTAGAACCCCAAACAAAAAAAGTAGGCCTTTCACTTAGCCTGCCTTTAGATCCTTTAAAATACTTTAATTCTTTTGATATCTGCCTGGATATGTTAATTACACCATATCGGGTTTACCATTTTGACTAA
- the hemB gene encoding porphobilinogen synthase: MLQRPRRNRKSGAIREMVEETTLTTKDFIFPLFLLEGSNKSVPVESMPGINRLSLDNMLKEIETCLDLGVKVFDIFPVVDEKYKDKTGTASYDENFFYLKALTEIKKKFPEACIMTDVALDPYNVDGHDGIVDDNGVILNDETLDVLAQMAVAQAETGIDIIGPSDMMDGRVGEIREALDESGFTNTSIMSYTAKYASAFYGPFRDALDSAPKSGDKKTYQMNPANKREALIEAEQDELEGADMLMVKPAMTYLDVIHLIREKTELPVTAYNVSGEYAMIKAAAQKGWLDNDRVILETLLSIKRAGADAILTYFAKEAAQLLKK; the protein is encoded by the coding sequence ATGTTACAGAGGCCAAGAAGAAACCGTAAGTCTGGAGCGATAAGAGAAATGGTTGAGGAGACAACCCTAACAACCAAGGACTTTATTTTCCCATTATTTTTGCTCGAAGGTTCAAATAAATCTGTTCCGGTGGAAAGTATGCCTGGGATCAATCGGTTATCTCTCGATAATATGCTTAAGGAGATTGAGACCTGCCTCGATCTTGGAGTCAAAGTATTTGATATTTTTCCGGTCGTCGATGAAAAGTATAAGGATAAAACTGGTACAGCTAGTTATGATGAGAATTTTTTCTATTTAAAAGCGCTGACTGAGATCAAAAAGAAATTTCCTGAGGCCTGTATTATGACAGATGTTGCTCTGGATCCTTACAACGTCGATGGCCATGATGGAATTGTGGATGATAACGGTGTGATTCTGAATGATGAGACGCTCGATGTCCTGGCTCAAATGGCAGTGGCCCAGGCTGAAACCGGTATAGATATTATCGGGCCATCTGACATGATGGACGGAAGAGTTGGAGAGATCAGGGAAGCATTAGATGAATCAGGGTTCACTAACACTTCTATAATGAGCTATACAGCCAAATATGCCAGTGCTTTTTATGGCCCATTCAGGGATGCTCTTGATTCAGCTCCTAAGTCTGGAGACAAGAAAACTTATCAGATGAATCCTGCAAATAAAAGAGAAGCCTTAATTGAGGCAGAGCAGGATGAACTGGAAGGAGCTGATATGCTTATGGTCAAGCCGGCGATGACTTACCTCGATGTAATACATTTAATAAGAGAGAAAACAGAGCTTCCCGTTACAGCTTACAATGTTTCTGGTGAATATGCTATGATCAAAGCTGCAGCACAAAAAGGATGGCTGGATAACGACAGAGTAATTCTTGAGACATTATTAAGCATAAAAAGGGCAGGTGCAGATGCAATATTGACCTACTTTGCCAAAGAGGCAGCGCAGTTATTGAAAAAATAA